Proteins encoded in a region of the Salinicoccus sp. RF5 genome:
- a CDS encoding nucleotide sugar dehydrogenase — protein sequence MDRKIGVVGLGYVGLPVAVSFGQKHKIVGFDISESRIQTLKDNYDYTNEVDPKELEEADIEFTTDPKCLENCDFIIVAVPTPINENKQPDLVPLIKATEMVGNILQRGSIVVYESTVYPGATEEVCIPILEKESGLQSESDFFVGYSPERINPGDKKHTFRTITKVVSGQTPEVLNIIAKVYESVITAGVFKASSLKVAEAAKVIENTQRDLNIALMNELSLIFNKLNIDTNEVLKAAGTKWNFLPFSPGLVGGHCIGVDPYYLTHKAESIGYHPEMILAGRRINDGMGKHIATSLIKEMINKNIHIRGSRITVLGLTFKENVPDLRNSRVIDIIRELDEFGVELQITDVYAEKKQAKEIYNVDLLEYENLRPADGVILAVPHQFYLDNGWSQFDYLLKNSEGIVIDIKGKLDKEKQPEQVTLWSL from the coding sequence ATGGATAGAAAAATAGGTGTAGTAGGGCTTGGTTACGTTGGATTGCCTGTAGCTGTTTCTTTTGGTCAAAAACATAAAATTGTTGGTTTTGATATTAGTGAGAGCCGTATTCAAACTTTAAAAGATAATTATGATTATACAAACGAAGTAGATCCTAAAGAACTAGAGGAGGCTGATATAGAATTCACTACAGATCCTAAATGTCTTGAAAATTGTGATTTTATTATTGTAGCTGTCCCAACCCCAATTAATGAAAATAAACAGCCTGACTTAGTCCCACTTATTAAAGCAACAGAAATGGTAGGGAATATACTTCAAAGAGGATCCATAGTTGTATATGAATCCACAGTATATCCTGGTGCAACAGAGGAAGTTTGTATACCTATTTTAGAGAAAGAATCAGGTTTACAGTCCGAATCAGATTTCTTTGTCGGTTATTCCCCTGAAAGAATTAACCCAGGTGACAAAAAACATACTTTTAGAACAATAACAAAAGTAGTTTCTGGTCAAACACCTGAGGTACTTAATATAATAGCTAAAGTTTATGAGAGTGTTATTACAGCTGGTGTCTTTAAGGCGAGTTCCTTAAAAGTCGCAGAAGCTGCTAAAGTGATTGAAAATACACAGAGAGATTTAAATATTGCATTAATGAATGAATTATCATTAATATTTAATAAGCTCAATATAGACACAAATGAGGTGCTGAAGGCTGCTGGAACTAAGTGGAATTTTCTTCCTTTTTCTCCTGGGTTGGTCGGAGGACATTGCATTGGAGTAGATCCATACTATTTAACTCATAAGGCTGAAAGCATTGGTTATCATCCTGAAATGATTTTAGCAGGTCGTCGAATTAATGATGGCATGGGCAAACATATTGCTACATCATTAATCAAAGAAATGATTAATAAAAATATCCACATCCGTGGTTCTCGTATAACAGTCCTTGGCTTGACTTTTAAAGAAAATGTTCCAGATTTACGTAATTCACGAGTGATTGATATTATTAGAGAACTAGATGAATTTGGGGTAGAACTTCAAATAACAGATGTTTATGCGGAAAAAAAACAAGCTAAAGAAATATATAATGTTGATCTCTTAGAATACGAAAATCTAAGACCAGCAGATGGGGTTATCTTAGCAGTGCCCCACCAATTCTATTTAGACAACGGTTGGTCTCAGTTTGATTATTTACTTAAAAACAGTGAAGGCATTGTAATAGACATTAAAGGCAAATTAGACAAAGAAAAACAACCAGAACAAGTTACATTATGGAGCCTTTAA
- a CDS encoding oligosaccharide flippase family protein, translated as MKNKLIRLSEKSFIRNIIIVASGTALAQIVTIALSPIITRLYGPEAFGLLGIFTAVVGILSPIAALSYPVAIVLPKSNNDANKLVRLSLYLTITVAIIALIILLFFNNTIASLFNIEKISTFLYLIPLVIIFSGILQVIQQWLIRTKQFRVSAKTEIYNSLLVNLSKIGVGLFLPIAASLILLQTLGIALRGILMHYLSDRSMTFKGNSNDRSELLKIASYYKDFPIYRSPQIFINTFSQKLPILLLTIFFGPVTSGFYLLGTQTMGAPVQLIGKSVQNVFYSRISEVANNGGEIIKVLIKTMAGLGFIGVVPFGFIVIFGPEIFSFIFGEEWRRAGYYVQWIAVLSFFTLITRPIISTIPIVNIQKEFLIFEVFGTIAKLISLILGFYLFNDDIIAVAIFSIVSVFIYIILIFYTLKAVKTFDSC; from the coding sequence ATGAAAAATAAGTTGATAAGACTGAGTGAGAAATCTTTTATACGCAATATCATAATAGTGGCGAGTGGAACAGCTCTTGCCCAAATAGTAACTATTGCACTATCTCCTATAATTACACGTTTGTATGGCCCAGAAGCCTTTGGTTTGCTAGGCATATTTACGGCTGTGGTAGGAATTCTTTCTCCTATTGCAGCTTTAAGCTACCCGGTGGCAATAGTATTGCCAAAAAGTAATAATGATGCAAATAAATTAGTTCGTCTATCCCTATATTTAACTATTACAGTTGCAATTATAGCGCTAATTATTCTTCTTTTCTTTAATAACACAATTGCTAGCTTGTTCAATATAGAAAAAATATCGACATTTTTATACTTAATTCCTTTAGTAATTATTTTTTCTGGGATTTTGCAAGTTATTCAACAATGGTTAATACGCACTAAGCAATTTAGAGTATCAGCAAAAACAGAAATATATAACTCTCTATTAGTTAATCTATCCAAAATTGGAGTTGGGCTATTTCTACCAATAGCAGCATCGTTAATATTGTTGCAAACACTGGGTATTGCGTTAAGAGGAATATTAATGCATTATTTATCAGATCGATCAATGACTTTTAAAGGGAATTCCAACGATCGATCAGAACTACTAAAAATTGCTAGTTATTATAAGGATTTTCCTATTTATAGATCTCCTCAAATTTTCATTAACACATTTTCACAAAAATTGCCAATCTTACTTCTTACTATATTTTTTGGCCCTGTGACATCAGGATTTTACTTATTAGGTACTCAAACTATGGGCGCGCCAGTTCAATTAATAGGAAAATCTGTACAAAATGTTTTTTATTCAAGGATTTCCGAAGTAGCTAACAATGGGGGAGAAATTATAAAGGTTCTTATTAAAACTATGGCTGGGCTAGGGTTCATTGGAGTTGTGCCCTTCGGTTTTATTGTTATTTTTGGTCCGGAAATTTTTAGTTTTATATTTGGAGAAGAATGGAGAAGAGCTGGATATTATGTTCAATGGATTGCAGTTCTTTCTTTTTTCACGCTGATTACAAGGCCTATTATTTCGACAATACCAATAGTGAACATACAAAAAGAGTTTTTAATATTTGAAGTTTTTGGAACTATAGCTAAATTAATTTCATTAATTTTAGGATTTTATTTGTTTAATGATGACATTATAGCTGTGGCAATATTTTCAATTGTCAGTGTTTTTATTTATATAATTTTAATATTTTATACTTTAAAGGCAGTGAAAACCTTCGATAGTTGTTAA
- a CDS encoding SDR family oxidoreductase — MGYEDLTFKKETVFLVTGGAGFIGSNLCIALLEKGYKVKCLDNLSTGLQSNVDLFKNNENCTFIKGDIRHFETCLSACENVDYVLHQAAWGSVPRSIEMPLLYDEINVKGTLNMLEAARQNSVKKFVYASSSSVYGDEPTLPKKEGREGSLLSPYAITKKVNEEYAKIYTSLYNLDTYGLRYFNVFGKRQDPNGAYAAVIPKFIKQLLNEEQPVINGDGSQSRDFTYIENVIEANLKACKATHAAAGKAYNIAYGGRSYLLDTYKVLCRILEKDIDPKFGLEREGDIKHSNADITMAKQYLDYNPDWDFERGIRAAIEWYKKEL; from the coding sequence ATGGGTTATGAAGATCTTACTTTTAAAAAAGAAACAGTCTTTCTTGTCACTGGCGGAGCTGGATTTATTGGGTCAAATTTATGTATTGCTTTATTAGAAAAAGGATATAAAGTAAAATGTCTAGATAATCTTTCAACAGGACTTCAATCAAACGTAGATCTATTTAAAAACAATGAAAATTGCACGTTTATTAAAGGAGATATTAGGCATTTTGAAACATGTTTGAGTGCATGTGAAAATGTCGATTATGTATTACATCAAGCAGCGTGGGGGAGCGTTCCAAGAAGTATTGAAATGCCATTGTTATACGATGAAATAAATGTTAAAGGCACACTAAATATGCTGGAGGCAGCTAGACAAAATAGTGTAAAGAAGTTTGTATATGCCTCTAGTTCTTCAGTATACGGAGATGAACCTACACTACCAAAAAAAGAGGGTAGAGAAGGCAGTTTGCTTTCGCCCTATGCTATAACAAAAAAAGTGAATGAAGAGTATGCAAAGATATACACCAGTTTATATAATTTAGACACTTATGGACTGAGATATTTCAATGTATTTGGTAAAAGACAAGATCCAAATGGTGCATATGCTGCAGTAATTCCTAAATTCATTAAACAATTGCTCAACGAAGAGCAACCTGTCATTAATGGTGACGGAAGCCAAAGTAGAGATTTTACTTATATTGAAAATGTAATCGAAGCTAATTTAAAAGCTTGTAAAGCAACGCATGCAGCTGCTGGAAAAGCTTATAATATTGCTTATGGAGGAAGGAGCTATCTCCTAGATACATATAAAGTGCTATGTAGAATATTAGAAAAAGATATTGATCCAAAGTTCGGTTTAGAAAGAGAAGGAGATATCAAACATAGTAATGCTGATATTACCATGGCTAAGCAGTATTTGGACTATAATCCGGATTGGGATTTTGAACGTGGGATTAGAGCCGCAATAGAATGGTATAAGAAAGAACTATAA
- a CDS encoding glycosyltransferase, whose translation MKGYYITNLNLNEQSGVSKKIDMQISAIKSLGHEIELISYFKRYRLRKLKALTTRLPFFPLSSRWKYKNFYKGADFFYIRYPLADKWLIRFFKKLKKENPNSKLIIEVATFPYDGEAKSISKKMRFAKDKVYRTKMKEYVDFIVTSSKYNTIYGVPTVNIHNGFDVDQVPIANSEKEDENITLATVSSLSFWQGFDRVIEGLYKYNQQGNNNVRFLIIGEGGERDRLYKLADKYGLIDSETVIFTGELHGKELDLMFDKIDIGIGCLGLHRKNMSYVNTLKVREYCARGIPFIIANEEGGINESKSFVCRVSSDDSPININKIIDFYHSVSEKKDFREELRNYAKLNLTWKAQMDKVMKKI comes from the coding sequence ATGAAAGGGTACTATATTACGAATCTTAATTTAAATGAACAGTCTGGCGTGTCGAAAAAAATAGATATGCAAATATCAGCAATTAAAAGTCTAGGACATGAAATAGAATTAATAAGTTATTTTAAAAGATATCGATTAAGGAAGTTAAAAGCTCTTACTACAAGACTTCCTTTCTTTCCCTTATCTTCTCGGTGGAAATACAAAAATTTCTATAAAGGTGCCGATTTTTTTTATATAAGGTACCCACTAGCTGATAAGTGGCTTATCCGCTTTTTTAAAAAATTAAAAAAAGAGAATCCAAATAGTAAGTTAATTATTGAAGTAGCAACTTTTCCATATGATGGGGAAGCTAAATCTATTAGTAAAAAAATGCGTTTTGCTAAAGATAAAGTTTATCGTACGAAAATGAAAGAGTATGTAGACTTTATTGTTACATCTTCTAAATACAATACCATATATGGTGTTCCCACCGTGAATATACATAACGGATTTGATGTAGATCAAGTGCCCATTGCTAATAGTGAAAAAGAGGATGAAAATATTACGTTAGCAACTGTATCGAGTTTATCATTTTGGCAAGGATTTGATCGAGTAATAGAAGGTCTTTATAAGTATAATCAGCAAGGAAATAATAACGTCAGGTTTTTAATCATTGGAGAAGGTGGAGAAAGAGATAGGTTATACAAGTTAGCAGATAAATATGGTCTTATTGATAGTGAAACTGTTATTTTTACAGGTGAATTACATGGTAAAGAATTAGATCTCATGTTTGATAAAATAGATATTGGCATTGGTTGTCTTGGGTTGCATCGAAAAAATATGAGCTATGTAAATACATTAAAAGTAAGGGAATACTGTGCACGCGGAATACCATTTATTATAGCTAATGAAGAAGGGGGGATAAATGAATCTAAATCTTTCGTATGTCGTGTTTCTTCGGATGATTCACCAATAAATATTAATAAAATTATTGATTTTTATCACAGTGTATCAGAGAAAAAAGATTTTAGAGAAGAATTGAGAAATTATGCAAAGTTGAATTTAACTTGGAAAGCTCAAATGGATAAAGTTATGAAGAAAATATAA
- a CDS encoding serine acetyltransferase — MNITKLQNFAHKCYLKKIPLIPQIYGKIMHHFYSCDIPYTADIHRTVIFSHKGLGVVIGHDTVIGENTKLLHNVTIGGRAGVRANPVIGNNVLIGTGACVLGKVVIGDNVKIGANAVVIDDIPSNCTVVGIPGKVIKR; from the coding sequence GTGAATATAACAAAACTACAAAATTTCGCTCACAAATGTTATTTAAAAAAAATACCACTCATACCCCAAATATACGGAAAGATTATGCATCATTTCTATTCTTGCGATATACCCTATACAGCAGATATTCATCGCACGGTTATATTTTCACACAAAGGGTTAGGTGTGGTTATAGGTCACGATACAGTAATTGGAGAGAATACAAAGTTATTACATAATGTGACTATAGGAGGAAGAGCTGGAGTGCGTGCAAACCCTGTCATTGGAAATAATGTTTTAATTGGTACAGGTGCATGTGTTCTTGGTAAAGTAGTTATAGGAGATAATGTTAAAATTGGTGCTAATGCTGTAGTTATTGATGATATACCAAGTAATTGTACAGTAGTTGGCATTCCAGGAAAAGTAATAAAAAGATAA
- a CDS encoding glycosyltransferase, with protein MKKKILFCIQNLDMGGPQKSLLSLLYDIDYKRYDVDLMIWSQNGSLKKYLPKEVKIVNLPIELSYLRLSKSEIVKNSLKMVFNGHHRLVKSGFLTTIKYRKNMAIGRQKFWEKNKKNFPTLDNRYDIAIAVSGGNLCYFISDCVSATKKYTWVRSDYRVFNRDKKIDKKYFSKVDGIITVSNICKDIMDEEFPEFSYKTHVFYNLLPFKLYEKMGKDTSQIIKTKNETVLLTISRLDPNKGLDLAVKAMKKLKSQDIRVKWYILGDGTYRKTLQKKIAKYDLENDFILLGFKNNTYQFIKDCDIFVHPSRFEGKSNAVDEAKYACKPIVVTNYPTVREQIINLHNGIIVSMSPEDLAEGIKEMMKNEELKLNCVSNLEITKNSMTSTIASFEQIINN; from the coding sequence ATGAAAAAGAAAATACTATTTTGCATACAAAATTTGGATATGGGTGGGCCTCAAAAGAGTTTATTATCACTTCTTTATGACATAGATTACAAACGCTATGATGTTGATTTAATGATATGGTCGCAAAATGGTTCTTTGAAGAAATATTTACCTAAGGAAGTTAAAATTGTTAACCTACCTATAGAATTATCCTATTTAAGACTTTCTAAAAGTGAAATAGTTAAGAATAGTTTGAAAATGGTATTTAATGGACACCATCGATTGGTTAAATCTGGCTTCTTAACTACAATAAAATATAGAAAGAACATGGCAATAGGACGTCAAAAATTTTGGGAAAAAAATAAAAAAAATTTTCCAACTTTAGATAACAGATATGATATAGCAATTGCGGTTTCTGGTGGAAATTTATGCTATTTTATATCCGATTGTGTTTCAGCAACAAAAAAATATACTTGGGTCAGATCAGACTACCGGGTCTTTAACAGAGATAAAAAAATAGATAAAAAATATTTTTCTAAAGTTGATGGGATTATTACAGTTTCTAATATTTGTAAAGATATTATGGATGAAGAATTCCCAGAATTTTCATATAAAACTCATGTTTTTTATAATTTGTTGCCGTTTAAATTATACGAAAAAATGGGAAAAGATACTTCTCAAATAATTAAAACAAAAAATGAAACGGTTTTATTAACAATATCACGGTTAGACCCCAACAAAGGCTTAGATCTTGCAGTAAAGGCTATGAAAAAGCTAAAATCACAAGATATTAGAGTGAAATGGTATATTTTAGGCGATGGAACATATAGAAAAACTTTACAAAAAAAGATAGCTAAGTATGATTTAGAAAATGATTTTATATTGTTAGGGTTTAAAAATAATACTTATCAATTTATTAAGGATTGTGATATTTTTGTACATCCATCAAGGTTTGAAGGTAAATCAAATGCTGTAGATGAAGCGAAATATGCTTGTAAGCCCATTGTAGTTACTAATTATCCAACTGTGAGGGAACAAATTATTAATTTACATAATGGTATAATTGTAAGCATGAGCCCAGAAGATCTTGCTGAGGGCATAAAAGAGATGATGAAAAACGAAGAGTTAAAACTAAATTGTGTTTCTAACCTTGAAATTACTAAGAATTCGATGACTAGTACGATTGCGAGTTTTGAACAAATTATTAATAACTAG
- a CDS encoding glycosyltransferase family A protein, translating into MNEKTNRITVYTTTYNRAYILTKAYESLCRQTCDDFEWLIVDDGSTDNTATLVQKWINEGEINIRYIFQENQGVNIARNKAIENISSELNVCLDSDDFFKDEAIEKILTTWDGRKSDIYVGVIGLDCYPSEVIVGKPFPKELTEATLFELYEKYGIYGDKKMAYKTSVCKKYPTPNYKGEKYYPNRQKYYMIDTEGPCLLLNEPICVVEYLPDGITASRYKRYYENPVGLAAYRKFIMQYNPVYKNIFRQSIHFVAMNLIAKNGIGFKDSDYKVANIVMAPLGILLYLYIKYRNRGEL; encoded by the coding sequence ATGAATGAGAAAACTAATAGAATTACAGTATATACTACAACCTATAATAGAGCTTATATACTAACAAAAGCATATGAGTCTTTATGCAGACAAACGTGTGATGATTTTGAATGGTTAATTGTGGATGATGGATCAACGGACAATACAGCAACCTTAGTGCAAAAATGGATTAATGAAGGCGAAATTAATATAAGATATATATTTCAAGAAAATCAAGGAGTGAATATTGCTAGAAATAAGGCCATAGAAAATATAAGTTCAGAGCTAAACGTTTGTTTGGATTCAGATGATTTTTTTAAAGATGAAGCAATCGAAAAAATACTTACAACCTGGGATGGCAGGAAAAGCGATATTTATGTAGGAGTAATTGGATTAGATTGTTATCCATCAGAAGTTATTGTAGGGAAACCTTTCCCAAAAGAATTAACAGAAGCTACACTATTTGAATTATATGAGAAATATGGGATTTATGGAGATAAGAAGATGGCTTATAAGACATCTGTATGTAAGAAATACCCTACTCCTAATTATAAAGGAGAAAAATACTATCCTAATAGACAAAAGTATTACATGATTGATACAGAAGGCCCGTGCCTTCTTTTAAATGAACCAATATGTGTTGTAGAGTATTTACCAGATGGAATTACCGCTTCTAGATACAAGAGATATTATGAAAATCCAGTCGGGTTAGCAGCATATAGAAAGTTTATAATGCAATATAATCCTGTCTATAAGAATATATTTAGACAATCCATTCATTTTGTAGCTATGAATTTAATCGCTAAAAATGGTATAGGATTCAAAGACTCTGATTATAAGGTTGCAAATATAGTTATGGCGCCATTAGGTATACTGTTATATTTATATATAAAGTATCGAAATAGAGGTGAATTATGA
- a CDS encoding polysaccharide pyruvyl transferase family protein — translation MNNVVILPSNNDLNRGDQALIWETIEVAKKAGYNSDYYMLAEKESLTKQSQGQGIKILEPILKHPNRKFKNKNNSKYTAGLIVKWGVVASFDLIRSILLLSKATSKIGTLFLSNKEKETLKLIQNAEVCFVKGGGFIHSSGKITDPYTIYYSLFHIALAQSFKKPVYVMPNSFGPFKGVGVKKMVKKVLKGCQLVTVRESISSKMLKQISVPHQISPDLGFLLEKESGEYSQIKNIRQKYQDYKLVGITARPYRFPTSKNPSKDYEAYIKSMAEFSIWLYKNKFLPVFVEHTLSEHTHENDGSAIEEITARLSEVKYEIISNDEYNSKDLKAIYSNLDYVVGTRFHSIIFSLSEGTPSLAITYGGNKGQGIMKDMNLSDYSIPIELVSFVELQKKFITLQENEEDINIEINHYIENVKNQRLKLINNVRKLNYKRNKNEFGETNE, via the coding sequence ATGAATAATGTAGTCATTCTTCCTTCGAATAATGATCTAAACCGTGGGGATCAAGCACTAATTTGGGAAACGATAGAAGTAGCCAAAAAAGCTGGATATAATAGTGACTATTATATGCTAGCTGAAAAAGAAAGTTTAACTAAGCAATCCCAAGGTCAAGGAATTAAAATACTGGAACCTATATTAAAGCACCCTAATAGAAAATTTAAAAATAAAAACAATAGTAAGTATACCGCTGGTTTGATAGTTAAATGGGGGGTGGTAGCATCTTTCGATTTAATACGAAGTATCCTGCTATTATCTAAAGCGACTAGTAAGATAGGAACATTATTTCTGTCTAACAAAGAGAAAGAAACATTAAAGCTTATACAGAATGCAGAGGTGTGCTTTGTTAAGGGTGGGGGGTTTATACATTCATCTGGGAAAATAACAGACCCCTATACAATATATTATTCTTTATTTCATATTGCTTTAGCACAATCTTTTAAAAAGCCTGTCTATGTAATGCCCAACTCATTTGGACCTTTTAAAGGTGTTGGAGTAAAAAAAATGGTTAAGAAAGTGTTAAAAGGCTGTCAACTTGTTACTGTAAGAGAAAGTATATCTTCTAAAATGTTGAAACAAATAAGCGTTCCGCATCAAATATCACCTGACCTAGGTTTTTTATTAGAGAAAGAAAGTGGAGAATATAGTCAAATTAAAAATATACGACAAAAATATCAGGACTATAAGTTGGTGGGAATAACAGCTAGGCCATACCGTTTTCCAACAAGCAAAAACCCTTCCAAAGATTATGAAGCGTATATCAAAAGTATGGCAGAATTCAGTATATGGCTTTATAAGAATAAATTTTTACCAGTATTTGTTGAACATACCTTATCTGAGCATACTCATGAAAATGATGGCTCGGCAATCGAAGAAATTACTGCTAGGCTTTCTGAAGTAAAATATGAAATTATAAGTAATGATGAGTATAACAGTAAAGACTTGAAAGCTATTTATAGTAATTTAGATTACGTAGTTGGAACTAGATTCCACTCCATTATTTTTTCCTTATCGGAAGGAACGCCATCATTAGCTATCACTTACGGGGGTAATAAGGGGCAAGGAATTATGAAAGACATGAATTTATCAGATTATAGTATCCCTATTGAACTTGTTTCCTTTGTAGAGTTGCAAAAAAAATTCATTACATTACAAGAAAACGAAGAAGATATAAATATAGAAATAAATCACTATATTGAAAATGTAAAAAATCAAAGGTTGAAGCTTATAAATAACGTGAGAAAATTGAACTATAAAAGAAACAAAAATGAATTTGGTGAGACTAATGAATGA
- a CDS encoding glycosyltransferase family 4 protein → MKKVLFVATVVKAHINTFHIPYLEWFKKSGYEVHVCAKNDYNKEENCNIPFCDKFYDLPFERSPLKLNNIKTYHNLKKIINSNDYDIIHCHTPMGGVLTRLAAQNARKRNTEVIYTAHGFHFFKGSSIINWLTYYPVEFWLSRYTDLLITINKEDFKTSRKFKAKKIEYIPGVGIDTTEFKKKSIDEKKKRKEININENQFMILSVGELNKNKNHEVIIRAIATLNNNNIVYVLCGEGPKEKELRDLAEHLGISKNVIFLGFRNDIPELCKIANLFAFPSYREGLSLSLMEAMASGLPVICSDIRGNKDLINDGINGYLSNPRDVNGFANSIDKIMNNKVISKSMIKENKTTIEKYGIDNVLNTYIQIIENSGTRRFI, encoded by the coding sequence ATGAAAAAAGTCCTCTTTGTAGCAACCGTGGTAAAAGCCCATATTAACACCTTTCACATCCCTTATTTAGAATGGTTTAAAAAAAGTGGGTATGAAGTTCATGTATGTGCTAAGAATGATTACAATAAAGAAGAGAACTGTAACATACCTTTCTGTGATAAATTTTATGACCTACCTTTTGAAAGGTCCCCTCTCAAACTGAATAATATAAAAACTTATCACAATTTAAAAAAAATTATTAATTCGAATGACTATGATATTATTCATTGCCATACTCCAATGGGAGGGGTGCTGACTAGGTTAGCAGCTCAAAATGCAAGAAAAAGAAATACTGAGGTTATTTATACTGCTCATGGCTTTCACTTTTTTAAAGGATCTTCAATTATAAATTGGTTAACCTATTATCCTGTAGAGTTCTGGCTATCTCGATATACTGATCTGCTCATAACTATAAACAAAGAAGATTTTAAAACAAGTAGAAAGTTTAAAGCTAAAAAAATTGAGTATATACCTGGCGTTGGAATTGACACTACGGAGTTTAAAAAAAAGTCTATTGATGAGAAAAAGAAAAGAAAAGAAATCAACATAAATGAAAACCAGTTTATGATATTATCTGTTGGAGAGCTTAATAAAAACAAAAACCATGAAGTGATAATTAGAGCAATAGCAACTTTAAATAATAATAATATAGTATATGTTTTATGTGGGGAAGGACCGAAGGAAAAAGAATTAAGAGATTTAGCAGAGCATTTAGGTATTAGTAAAAATGTAATATTTCTAGGTTTTAGAAATGATATACCAGAGCTATGTAAAATAGCCAATCTATTTGCATTTCCATCGTACAGGGAAGGACTGTCTTTATCTTTGATGGAAGCGATGGCCTCAGGTTTACCTGTCATTTGCTCCGATATCAGAGGTAATAAAGATTTAATTAATGATGGGATAAATGGATATTTATCGAACCCAAGGGACGTCAACGGTTTTGCAAATAGCATTGATAAAATAATGAATAATAAGGTTATCTCTAAATCAATGATTAAAGAGAATAAAACCACTATTGAAAAGTATGGTATAGACAATGTCTTAAATACATATATACAAATAATAGAAAATAGCGGAACGAGGCGATTTATATGA
- a CDS encoding NAD-dependent epimerase/dehydratase family protein gives MKKILVTGTNSYIGKSLSSWLARYPDAYSVDTISLRDNAWKTRDFSKYDVIVHTVGIAHRKERKKNCKEYYKVNRDLSYQIAKKAKEESVKQFVFISSMSVYGLECGTIDRNTPLQPSGNYGKSKLQAEKLLLYLDEDSFKVVILRPPMIYGKGCKGNYPKLAKLATKTCIFPYINNQRSMLYIDNLTHYIQQIVDGKKRGIFMPQNTEYVNTSEMVQLIAQAHGKKIYLTKVFNPVLHFIKINTVKKLFGNLVYDKNISDSNYNFYAFKESILITEGGEKDEKSPLCSNRGKSPY, from the coding sequence ATGAAAAAAATATTAGTAACGGGAACTAACAGTTATATTGGAAAAAGTTTATCGAGTTGGTTAGCAAGATATCCTGATGCTTATTCTGTTGATACCATTAGCTTAAGAGATAACGCTTGGAAAACTAGAGATTTTTCAAAATATGATGTTATTGTTCATACGGTAGGAATAGCCCATAGAAAAGAAAGAAAAAAAAATTGTAAAGAGTACTATAAAGTAAACAGAGATTTATCTTATCAAATAGCTAAAAAAGCTAAAGAAGAATCGGTAAAGCAGTTCGTGTTCATAAGTTCGATGAGTGTTTATGGATTAGAGTGTGGAACCATAGATCGTAACACACCACTTCAACCTTCAGGTAACTATGGGAAATCAAAACTTCAAGCAGAAAAGTTATTGCTATACCTTGATGAAGATTCATTTAAGGTTGTCATTTTAAGGCCTCCCATGATTTATGGAAAAGGATGTAAAGGTAATTATCCTAAATTAGCCAAGCTTGCAACTAAAACATGTATTTTCCCTTATATTAATAACCAAAGAAGTATGCTATATATAGATAATTTGACTCATTATATACAGCAAATAGTTGATGGAAAAAAGAGGGGAATTTTCATGCCTCAAAATACAGAATATGTAAATACAAGTGAAATGGTTCAGTTAATTGCTCAAGCTCATGGAAAAAAGATTTATCTTACGAAGGTATTCAATCCAGTACTTCATTTCATTAAAATAAATACAGTTAAAAAGCTATTTGGCAATTTAGTATATGATAAAAACATTTCTGATAGTAATTATAATTTCTACGCTTTTAAAGAATCTATTCTTATAACGGAAGGAGGAGAAAAGGATGAAAAAAGTCCTCTTTGTAGCAACCGTGGTAAAAGCCCATATTAA